TCGCGCGTGGGGTCCTCGGTGAAGTCGATCAGCAGCCGGATGCCCTCACCCGGAGACGGCGAGAAGATGCTGCGGCCGAGGCCGCCCACCGTGACGAGCCGGCTCACCCGCTCGGGCTGCTCGATCGCGAAGCGCGCACCGACGATGCCGCCCATCGAGTTCCCGATCACCGCCACCTGGTCCAGGTCGAGGGCGTCGAGGAACGCCGGGACCGCGGGCAGCGCCGCAGCCATGGGGTGCTGGTCGGTGGCGTCGCTGACGCCGAACCCGGGGAACTCCAGCACCAGACAGCGGAAGTGCTGGGAGAAGAGCTCGAGGTTGCCCGCGAAGTTGCGCCAGCCGGTCACCCCCGGTCCCGAGCCGTGCAGCATCAGCAGCGGCGGGCCGTCCCCGGCCTCGTGGTAGCGCAGCGTCCGGCCGGCGACGTCGAGCTCGCGCAGGGTGTCCTCGTGTGTGATCGCGGTCATGACGGCACCGTAGGGAGGCCGGTGCGACCCCCCTCGTGAGCGGTCTCGATGGCTGGGACCACCTCGCCGCACCCGACCGACCCCGCGCCTACGGTCCTGGAGTGACTGCCACCGCCGACGTCGACCTCGTGCCCGGAGCCTCCCCGACCGCCTCTGCGGTCAGTGCCCCCGTCACCGCGTCGGCCATGCGTGCCGCCCTCGGTCGCTTCGCGACGGGCGTCGTGGTCATCACCGCGGTGGACGACGGGGAGCCGGTGGGGTTCGCCTGCCAGTCCTTCGCATCGGTCTCTCTGGATCCGCCGTTGGTGCTCTTCTGCGCCGACCGCGGCGGGCGGTCGTGGGCGCGGGTACGTCGCGCGGGCCGCTTCACCGCCAACGTCCTCAGCGCCGAGCAGAGGGACCTGTGCTCGCGCTTCGGCTCGCGCGACGGACGGCGCTACGACGGCCTCGCCTGGTCGATGTCGCGGTGGCAGACGCCGAGCCTGCCCGGGGTGCTGTCGCGGGTGCACTGCGAGATCGACGACGTCCACACCGCCGGCGACCACCACGTGGTGATCGGGGCCGTCCGCGAGCTCGAGACCCCCCAGGACGCCGGACCGCTGGTGTATTTCCGCGGCAGCTACGACGTCCCGGGGATCCCGGGCCCTGGTGCGCTCACCCGACGGTGACGCGGAAGCGGTCCTTCACGTCCGGGCCGTCCGGCACGACGCCGAGCACGCGCAGCACGCGGACGCCCTTCTGCTGCAGCACGAGGCGCACGCCGAACTCGCCGTTCGCGCGGGCGGTCACGACCGCGCCCTTGAGGGTGTGCCAGCGGCCGTCGCGGCGGGCCTGGACCTTGACGGTGCGACCGGCAGCCGGCTTGCCGGACTGGATCCACACGCCCTTGACGCGGAACTGCTCCCCGGAGGAGACGGTCCTGCTCGGCGCGAGGACGGCGATGCCCTCGTCCGGGCAGGCGCAGGCGTGGGCGGGCGCGAGGGTGAGGGCGACTGGCGAGAGCGCACCGAGGGCGACGGCGCCGGCGAGGACACGGGCGAGACGAGGGGTGGGGAGGCGAGGAGACATGGCGGGTTCTTTCTCGGACGGTGCAGCCGGTCCGTCCGGCTGCACCACCAAGACGCCGTGAGTCAGCGGCCGGTTGCATCCGCCTGAGCCCTCCTCGCTGCGAAGGGTCACGGTGCCGCGAGCTGGTCGCGGCGTACCTTGATCTCGCCGAGGATGCCGACCACGTTGCCGAGCGCGGTCAGCAGCGCGCCGTACACCGGCCAGTGCAGCTCGGGGAGGGCATCACCCGACAACGCGCGGGTCAGCTCGCCGATCTCCTCGAGCAGCGGCTCCGTCGCCGCGTCGGGCTCCGCGACCCAGGCACCGACCTCGACCACCAGTGCGGTCCACCGGCGGCGGAACTCGGCGTCCCACTCCTGCTCGCGCTCGACCGCCTCGGCCACGGCGCGCGCGATCGCGCGCACGTGGGCAACGCCGTCCTCGAGCCGGTCGAGCAGCTGGGCTCCGAGGTCGACGTCGATCGTCCAGGGCGATCGCCGCCGACGGGGATTGGCCCACTGGCTCTCGCGGGCGAACGACAGCTGACCCTCCGCCCGGTCGACCGCGGCGTCGATCGCGCGGGTCTCCTCCAGCCACCTGCCGACCTCCTCCATCGAGACCGGCCGCTCGAAGTCGTCGCCGATGCGCCTGAGCAGGTCGCTCAACGACGCCAACGCCTCGTCGATCGCCCCCTCGGCGACCCGGTCGTCGAGGGGCGGGCGGATCACGACGTTCACCAGCAGCCCCACCGCCACCCCGATAGCGGTGTCGAGGAAGCGATGGAGGAGGAGCACCTCCTGGTCGGCCGAGCCCGCGGTGATGACGAAGACCGCCGTCGTGGCGACTGTGACGCCCTCCTGCCGGATCAGCGGGGTCTTCGCGATCAGCAACCCGGCGAGGACCGCGACGGCCAGGGAGAGCATGCCGATGCCGAGCAGCTGGACCGCGCCGAACGACACGAGGATGCCGACCCCGGCGGCGATGACGGACTGCGCCCCCCGCCAGAAGGTGCGGTAGACGGTGGCATGGACGGTCAGCAGCGCGACCCAGGCGGCGAGGAACGCCTGGGCGAGGTCGAAGACGTCCGTCGCCAGCCAGAAGGCGAGCACGGTGGCCACCACCGTCTTGACGATCTGGACCAGCTCGGTCTGCACGTCGGGTCGGCGCGCTGCCGCGACCAGGCTCCGCCACCGATGCCGGGCCCGCCCCCCGGCGCCCGTCTCCCTCTCCATGCCCTCCGCCTACCCGGTGGGTGTCGGCGCTGACACCCCCGGGCGCGGGTCAGAGCTCGGGGTAGGTCGTGGGGTCGTAGCCGATGGCGCGGCTGTGCTCCTCGAAGTAGGCGCGCACCGCCGCCGGCAGCAGGAAGATCCCCTCGGCCTCGACGCACGGGCCGTCGGGTCCCGACAGGGTCCCGCGCACGATCGTCTTCACGCCGACGGTCTCGACGGCCTTGGCCTCGACCCGCAGGTCACCCAGCGGCGTCGCCCGGACGTAGCGCAGCGTCAGCGTCCCCGTCATCCCCGGCGCGCCCGCGACCTCGGCCGCGGCACCCAGCACCTGGTCGAGGACGAGCGCCGCGATCCCGCCGTGGGTCAGGTGGTTCGGGCCCTCGTACGCCGCACCCAGGTGGAACTCCGCCGACACCGAACCGTCGTCACCCACCTGCAGCCGCAGTGGGGGCGCGATCGGGTTGCGGCGACCGACCACGGCGTTGCCCCACGCCCGTCGACCGCCCAGGCTCGTCCAGCGCACGCCGTACGCGCCGGGGGTCTGACGCTCGCGCAGCCGACTGGCCTGCTCCTGCAGCACGCGGGTGACGTCGCGGACGACCTCGGCGTCGACCTCGGTCCGCACCGAGGCGTCGATCAGCGCGCGGACGGCGTCGGTGAGCGGCTCGTACAACGCGATCTCGCGTTCGAGGTCCTCGCAGGTGAGCTGCTCGAGGGTGGGCTCGGGGGCGCCGGTCTGCACGTCGGTGGTCACCGACTCACCATAGCGAACGATATGGTTGGGTGATGGTCGGTTCCTCCAGCTCGTCTGCGCCCACCGCCCGGGGTGCGGCGACGCGACGACGGGTGCTGGACGCGACCGCGGAGCTGCTCGCCCACGAGGGGTACGCCGCGGTCACCTGGCGCCGGGTCGCCTCCGCCGCCGGCGTCACCGGCGGAGTCCTCCAGCACCACTTCGGCGATCGTCGTCAGCTGCTGCGGGAGGTCTTCACGCAGTTCTCCGCCGATCTCGCCGCACACCTGGCGGCCTCCACCGTGCCCGCCGACCTCGCCCCGGCCGCCCGTGTGGACGCGTTCCTCGAGGTGCTCGGGGCCTACCTCACGCCCGAGCGTGAGCTCATGTCGTTGCAGCTGACACTCGCGCTCGGCCAGGAGGACCAGCTCGTCCCCGGCGCCGTCCTGCTCGCGGCGCTCGAGCAGCAGGAGGCGCACTGGGCGGCGCTGTTCCCCACGGCTGACCGCACCACGGTGCGGCGTACCTTCCGGCTGCTGCACGCGACCCTGCAGGGCATGGCAGTGCACCGGCTCCTCGTCGGCCAGGTGGACGAGCCCGAGGCCCGCGCCATGTTGGCGCGGATGCTCGCTGCGGAGCTGGCGCGGGACTGATCCGTGCCCAGACGGCCGAGTTCACACCGGGTCGGGCTCGCCGTGCCGACCGGCGCCGTCGCGGAACCGGGACGCACCCGCGATGGCGCCTTCCGGCCCGTCGTCAGAGAGGGACACGACGCCATGGGCGTGCTCGACCGCCAGCGCGTCCTGCTCGGACAGCCCCCACTGCTCGAGCACCGCGAGCCGGTCGTGGCGCAGACAGGTCTGTGGGAGCGCGGCGAGGTCCTCGGCGAGAGCGATCGCGGCGTCGAGCGCCGTGCCCGACGCCACGACCCGGTTGGCCAGGCCGATGGCGAGCGCCTCGTCGGCCCGGACCTCGCGACCGGTGAGGATCAGGTCCAGGGCCCGCGACTGGCCGATCAGCCGCGGCAGCCGCACGGTCCCGCCGTCGATCAGGGGTACGCCGAAGCGTCGGCAGAACACGCCCAGGATCGCGTCGTCGGCGACGACCCGCAGGTCGGACCACAGCGCCAGCTCGAGGCCGCCCGCGACGGCGTACCCCTCGATCGCCGCCACCACGGGCTTGGACAGCCGGAGCCGCGTGCAGCCCAACGGGCCGGGGCCATCGGGCGCGACCCGGTTGCCGCGCCCGTCGGCAACCGCGTGCAGGTCGGCGCCGGCGCAGAAGGTGCCGCCGGCACCGGTGAGGACGGCGACCCGCGCGTCGGGGTCGGCGTCGAACGCGACGAACGCCTCGTGCAGCGCCTCGGCGGTCGCTCGGTCGACCGCGTTGCGCACCGCGGGCCGGTCGATCTGCACGATCGTCACCGGCCCGCGGCGCGCCACCGAGACCGGCAGTGCGGTGGCGGGGTCGTCAGGACGCTCGGCGCTCGTCATGGACGCAGTCTGGCAGCCGCCGGGCCTCCGGGTCCGGGTTCAACGCGG
The nucleotide sequence above comes from Nocardioides massiliensis. Encoded proteins:
- a CDS encoding alpha/beta fold hydrolase yields the protein MTAITHEDTLRELDVAGRTLRYHEAGDGPPLLMLHGSGPGVTGWRNFAGNLELFSQHFRCLVLEFPGFGVSDATDQHPMAAALPAVPAFLDALDLDQVAVIGNSMGGIVGARFAIEQPERVSRLVTVGGLGRSIFSPSPGEGIRLLIDFTEDPTREKLVRWLHSMVYDPAIVTEEMIEERWAQATDPETLAAARRMYGRGVLEGAARAAEASPEAPYWALLHRIKARTLITWGRDDRVSPLDMSLVPMRTIRDVELHVFPNCGHWAMIEQKAAWESTVLAFLTRRD
- a CDS encoding flavin reductase family protein, translated to MTATADVDLVPGASPTASAVSAPVTASAMRAALGRFATGVVVITAVDDGEPVGFACQSFASVSLDPPLVLFCADRGGRSWARVRRAGRFTANVLSAEQRDLCSRFGSRDGRRYDGLAWSMSRWQTPSLPGVLSRVHCEIDDVHTAGDHHVVIGAVRELETPQDAGPLVYFRGSYDVPGIPGPGALTRR
- a CDS encoding FUSC family protein, with product MERETGAGGRARHRWRSLVAAARRPDVQTELVQIVKTVVATVLAFWLATDVFDLAQAFLAAWVALLTVHATVYRTFWRGAQSVIAAGVGILVSFGAVQLLGIGMLSLAVAVLAGLLIAKTPLIRQEGVTVATTAVFVITAGSADQEVLLLHRFLDTAIGVAVGLLVNVVIRPPLDDRVAEGAIDEALASLSDLLRRIGDDFERPVSMEEVGRWLEETRAIDAAVDRAEGQLSFARESQWANPRRRRSPWTIDVDLGAQLLDRLEDGVAHVRAIARAVAEAVEREQEWDAEFRRRWTALVVEVGAWVAEPDAATEPLLEEIGELTRALSGDALPELHWPVYGALLTALGNVVGILGEIKVRRDQLAAP
- a CDS encoding PaaI family thioesterase, with the protein product MTTDVQTGAPEPTLEQLTCEDLEREIALYEPLTDAVRALIDASVRTEVDAEVVRDVTRVLQEQASRLRERQTPGAYGVRWTSLGGRRAWGNAVVGRRNPIAPPLRLQVGDDGSVSAEFHLGAAYEGPNHLTHGGIAALVLDQVLGAAAEVAGAPGMTGTLTLRYVRATPLGDLRVEAKAVETVGVKTIVRGTLSGPDGPCVEAEGIFLLPAAVRAYFEEHSRAIGYDPTTYPEL
- a CDS encoding TetR/AcrR family transcriptional regulator, with amino-acid sequence MVGSSSSSAPTARGAATRRRVLDATAELLAHEGYAAVTWRRVASAAGVTGGVLQHHFGDRRQLLREVFTQFSADLAAHLAASTVPADLAPAARVDAFLEVLGAYLTPERELMSLQLTLALGQEDQLVPGAVLLAALEQQEAHWAALFPTADRTTVRRTFRLLHATLQGMAVHRLLVGQVDEPEARAMLARMLAAELARD
- a CDS encoding crotonase/enoyl-CoA hydratase family protein encodes the protein MTSAERPDDPATALPVSVARRGPVTIVQIDRPAVRNAVDRATAEALHEAFVAFDADPDARVAVLTGAGGTFCAGADLHAVADGRGNRVAPDGPGPLGCTRLRLSKPVVAAIEGYAVAGGLELALWSDLRVVADDAILGVFCRRFGVPLIDGGTVRLPRLIGQSRALDLILTGREVRADEALAIGLANRVVASGTALDAAIALAEDLAALPQTCLRHDRLAVLEQWGLSEQDALAVEHAHGVVSLSDDGPEGAIAGASRFRDGAGRHGEPDPV